In a genomic window of Deinococcus ruber:
- a CDS encoding extracellular solute-binding protein, whose protein sequence is MKKLLALSAVLGMTSAVAAPVTITYWQYDYASKVTEMNALIKKFEAANPDIMVKQENFPYDAYNQKVATSVPAGQGPDVVNMYYGWLPQYIDSGYLQPLPAKDFPTSQIDATFAPMVRISKSNGKYYALPTAVRTLAVFYNKDLFRAAGITQPPHTWDQFIADAQKIVKGTAPRYTTLGFGIQPDAQDYHVVREVLLRQFGGQPYTKDGKTVTYASDAGVKAMTFYTDMMTKQKLGIPNFFPGNNSYRDAFIAGKVGMIIDGSFAVGTISTAAKFNWGVTPLPVLKQGGMRANFGSFWVNGITKNATGDKLSASIKFLKFLTSEDTQRDWLKNVGEIPASRKLSGDAALRSDPVFGPFVYSLPFAYSTVFVDEAGQRKAWVDAINTVLLQGGDPAAAIKQAASNEQKILDGFYKK, encoded by the coding sequence ATGAAGAAGCTGCTCGCCCTGAGCGCTGTGCTGGGCATGACGTCGGCGGTTGCCGCCCCCGTCACCATCACCTACTGGCAGTACGACTACGCCAGCAAGGTGACCGAGATGAACGCGCTGATCAAGAAGTTTGAGGCCGCCAATCCCGACATCATGGTCAAGCAGGAAAACTTTCCCTACGACGCCTACAACCAGAAGGTCGCCACCAGCGTTCCGGCGGGGCAGGGGCCGGACGTGGTGAACATGTATTACGGCTGGCTGCCCCAGTACATCGACAGCGGCTACCTGCAACCGCTTCCCGCCAAAGACTTCCCGACCTCGCAGATCGACGCGACGTTCGCGCCGATGGTCAGGATCAGCAAATCGAACGGCAAGTATTACGCGCTGCCCACCGCCGTCCGCACGCTGGCGGTGTTCTACAACAAAGACCTGTTCCGCGCCGCAGGCATCACACAGCCGCCCCACACCTGGGATCAGTTCATTGCCGACGCCCAGAAGATCGTGAAGGGCACCGCGCCCCGGTACACCACGCTGGGGTTCGGCATTCAGCCGGACGCTCAGGATTACCACGTGGTCCGCGAGGTGCTGCTGCGGCAGTTCGGCGGCCAGCCGTACACCAAGGACGGCAAGACCGTAACGTATGCCAGCGACGCAGGCGTCAAGGCCATGACCTTTTACACCGACATGATGACGAAGCAGAAACTGGGCATTCCCAACTTCTTCCCCGGGAACAACAGCTACCGCGACGCGTTCATTGCCGGCAAGGTCGGCATGATCATCGACGGCAGCTTTGCTGTGGGCACCATCAGCACCGCCGCCAAGTTCAACTGGGGCGTCACGCCCCTCCCGGTGCTGAAGCAGGGCGGCATGCGCGCCAACTTCGGCTCGTTCTGGGTCAACGGCATCACCAAGAATGCGACCGGCGACAAGCTCAGTGCCAGCATCAAGTTTCTGAAATTTCTGACCAGCGAAGACACCCAGCGCGACTGGCTGAAAAACGTGGGCGAAATTCCCGCCAGCCGCAAGCTTTCTGGCGACGCGGCCCTGCGGAGTGACCCGGTCTTCGGTCCCTTCGTGTACAGCCTGCCGTTTGCCTACAGCACCGTTTTTGTTGACGAGGCAGGGCAGCGCAAGGCGTGGGTCGACGCTATCAATACCGTGCTGCTTCAGGGCGGCGACCCGGCAGCGGCCATCAAACAGGCTGCCTCTAACGAACAGAAGATTCTGGACGGGTTCTACAAGAAGTGA
- a CDS encoding IS66 family transposase, producing the protein MHLLGGLQITQAAQRLAADGRPLAAHVDALQASIQQAPFVRYDDTGWRIGAQNAWVGAFQSADTVVFRTNPRHTNVEFRDGLGQSFAGVLIGDRFSSYDSRFLQDVRQQKCLAHLIRNMDEVAAGKQRRPGRGELYGQRVTQLRSSSGTASNCIGRVERVCARERSTRRRVSFSPCVWTRC; encoded by the coding sequence ATGCACCTCCTCGGCGGTCTCCAGATCACGCAAGCTGCTCAGCGGCTTGCCGCTGACGGCCGCCCCCTGGCGGCTCACGTGGATGCCCTGCAGGCATCCATACAACAGGCGCCGTTCGTGCGTTACGACGACACCGGCTGGCGGATCGGCGCCCAGAATGCCTGGGTGGGCGCCTTCCAGAGTGCGGACACCGTGGTATTCCGCACCAACCCGCGGCATACCAACGTGGAATTCCGGGATGGCCTGGGACAAAGCTTCGCAGGCGTGCTGATCGGTGACCGCTTCTCCTCGTACGACAGCCGCTTCCTGCAGGACGTCCGGCAACAGAAGTGCCTGGCGCACCTGATCCGCAATATGGATGAGGTCGCCGCTGGAAAACAGCGGCGACCTGGGCGTGGAGAGCTGTACGGGCAGCGGGTCACGCAGCTACGCAGCTCTTCCGGGACGGCATCCAACTGTATCGGGAGAGTAGAGCGGGTGTGTGCACGCGAGCGGAGTACACGACGCAGGGTGAGTTTCTCACCCTGCGTCTGGACGCGCTGCTGA
- the paaZ gene encoding phenylacetic acid degradation bifunctional protein PaaZ, translating into MTQSPTQIRPIQVASFISGQWHAAAGGQEIRDAAYGRPVAYVSSEGVEFGAALHYGRTVGGRNLRRTTFHERARMLRALAVYLNERKAEFNALSHLTGATRRDNLVDIDGGIGTLFSYSSMARRDLPDQKFFVEDDVNPLGRGGTFFGRHVLVPREGVALHINAFNFPVWGMLEKIAPNLIAGVPAIVKPASQTSYVTEAVVRAIHASGLLPEGALQLICGDVGDLFDHLEEQDTMTFTGSAATASKLKVHPNIVRRGVPFNTEADSLNCIVLGETVTPDAPEFGLFVREVVNEMTSKAGQKCTAIRRVIVPEQRVEDVTAAIRERLSTVTMGDPSREDVRMGPLVGTSQRDDVAGVLARLSAEGEVLVGGGQHPDLLGGDWEAGAFLAPALLLARDPLNAHAAHELEAFGPVVTLMPYSGLDMAAELARMGRGSLAGSIVTHDQGEARELFFGMASAHGRILVLNRDDAKESTGHGSPLPQLKHGGPGRAGGGEELGGLRAIKHYLQRTALQADPTTMTAITGEYVRGAAVREDVVHPFRKKFEQLQVGDSLLTPRRTITEADVSAFAGLSGDRFYAHTDEIAAQESLFGKRVAHGYFVLSAAAGLFVDPGVGPVLANYGLENLRFTEPVGFGDTIRARLTVQSKTVKEAKEGETPTGVVKWHVDVTNQNDVLVATYSILTLVAR; encoded by the coding sequence ATGACCCAATCCCCCACCCAAATCCGCCCCATCCAGGTCGCCTCATTCATCTCCGGACAATGGCACGCCGCAGCAGGCGGGCAGGAAATCCGCGACGCTGCCTACGGACGGCCTGTGGCCTACGTGTCGTCTGAGGGCGTGGAGTTCGGCGCTGCCCTGCATTACGGGCGCACGGTGGGCGGGCGCAACCTGCGGCGCACCACCTTTCACGAGCGGGCGCGGATGCTGCGGGCTCTGGCGGTCTATCTGAACGAGCGCAAGGCCGAATTCAACGCCCTGTCGCACCTGACTGGAGCCACCCGCCGAGACAATCTGGTGGACATCGACGGCGGCATCGGCACGCTGTTCAGCTATTCCAGCATGGCGCGGCGCGATCTGCCCGACCAGAAATTCTTCGTGGAAGACGACGTGAACCCGCTGGGACGGGGCGGCACGTTTTTCGGACGGCATGTGCTGGTGCCGCGTGAAGGCGTGGCGCTGCACATCAACGCCTTCAACTTTCCGGTATGGGGCATGCTGGAAAAGATCGCACCCAACCTGATCGCGGGCGTGCCCGCTATCGTCAAGCCCGCGTCGCAAACGTCGTATGTGACCGAAGCGGTGGTACGGGCCATCCACGCATCAGGCCTTCTGCCGGAGGGCGCACTGCAACTGATCTGCGGTGATGTGGGCGACCTGTTCGACCATCTGGAAGAGCAGGACACCATGACCTTCACCGGGTCGGCGGCCACCGCCAGCAAACTGAAGGTGCATCCCAACATCGTGCGGCGCGGCGTGCCCTTCAACACCGAGGCCGACAGCCTGAACTGCATCGTCCTGGGCGAAACCGTGACGCCAGACGCGCCGGAATTCGGCCTGTTCGTGCGCGAAGTGGTGAACGAGATGACCAGCAAGGCGGGCCAGAAATGCACCGCCATTCGCCGCGTGATCGTGCCGGAACAGCGGGTGGAAGACGTGACAGCGGCCATCCGCGAGCGCCTGAGCACCGTCACGATGGGTGACCCCTCGCGGGAAGATGTGCGGATGGGGCCGTTGGTCGGAACCTCACAGAGAGACGATGTGGCGGGCGTGCTGGCGCGGCTGAGTGCCGAAGGTGAGGTGCTGGTGGGCGGCGGCCAGCACCCCGACCTGCTGGGCGGCGACTGGGAAGCGGGCGCATTCCTGGCCCCGGCCCTGCTGCTGGCCCGCGACCCGCTGAATGCCCACGCCGCGCACGAGCTGGAGGCGTTCGGCCCGGTGGTGACCCTGATGCCCTACAGCGGGCTGGACATGGCCGCCGAACTGGCCCGCATGGGGCGCGGCAGCCTCGCGGGCAGCATCGTGACGCATGACCAGGGCGAGGCCCGGGAGCTGTTTTTTGGCATGGCATCGGCACACGGGCGGATTCTGGTGCTGAACCGCGACGACGCCAAGGAATCCACTGGGCACGGTTCGCCGCTGCCCCAGCTCAAGCACGGCGGCCCCGGACGGGCGGGCGGCGGCGAAGAGCTGGGCGGGCTGCGGGCCATCAAGCACTATCTTCAGCGCACGGCCCTGCAAGCCGACCCCACCACCATGACCGCCATCACGGGCGAGTATGTGCGCGGCGCGGCAGTGCGTGAGGACGTGGTTCACCCCTTCCGCAAGAAATTCGAGCAGTTGCAGGTCGGAGACAGCCTGCTGACCCCCCGCCGCACCATCACCGAGGCCGATGTGAGCGCCTTCGCGGGCCTGTCGGGAGACCGCTTCTATGCCCACACCGACGAAATCGCGGCGCAGGAAAGCCTCTTCGGAAAACGGGTGGCGCACGGCTACTTTGTGCTCAGTGCAGCGGCGGGCCTGTTCGTCGATCCGGGTGTGGGGCCAGTGCTGGCAAATTACGGTCTAGAGAACCTGCGATTTACCGAGCCGGTGGGCTTTGGCGACACCATCCGCGCCCGCCTGACCGTGCAGAGCAAGACCGTCAAGGAAGCGAAGGAAGGCGAAACGCCCACCGGCGTGGTGAAGTGGCACGTGGACGTGACTAACCAGAACGACGTGCTGGTGGCGACATACAGCATTCTGACGCTGGTAGCGAGATAA
- the paaA gene encoding 1,2-phenylacetyl-CoA epoxidase subunit PaaA: protein MTTLILEETPEQLAIFEARIAAGEKIEPGDWMPAEYRRQLIRMISQHAHSEVVGMLPEGEWISFAPSLKRKLILMAKVQDEAGHGQYLYHAAETLGATREEMMDALLSGKAKYSSIFNYPTHTWADVGMIGWLVDGAAIKNQTMLAGCSYGPYSRAMVRICSEETFHHKQGKEMIVLYAQGTPEQRDMAQDALNRWWWPSLMMLGPHDADSPNSGVLSRWGVKLKSNDEVRQEYMNEHVPELLEAGLSIPDPDLHQDERGNWQHGPIDWTEFWAVVKGERGLNKERLGARQQAHTDGAWVRDALAACAAREIGATRA, encoded by the coding sequence ATGACCACCCTTATCCTTGAAGAAACACCCGAACAACTCGCCATATTCGAGGCCCGCATTGCCGCAGGCGAGAAGATCGAACCCGGCGACTGGATGCCCGCCGAGTACCGCCGCCAATTGATCCGCATGATCTCGCAGCACGCCCACAGCGAAGTGGTGGGCATGTTGCCAGAAGGCGAGTGGATCAGCTTTGCACCCAGTCTGAAACGCAAACTGATCCTGATGGCAAAAGTGCAGGACGAGGCCGGGCACGGGCAGTACCTCTACCACGCCGCCGAAACGCTGGGCGCGACCCGCGAGGAGATGATGGACGCGCTGCTGAGCGGCAAGGCCAAATACAGCAGCATCTTCAATTACCCCACACACACCTGGGCAGATGTAGGCATGATCGGCTGGCTGGTAGACGGCGCCGCCATCAAAAACCAGACGATGCTGGCCGGATGCAGCTACGGACCGTACAGCCGGGCCATGGTACGAATCTGCTCGGAGGAAACCTTCCACCACAAACAGGGCAAGGAAATGATCGTGCTGTACGCGCAGGGCACGCCCGAGCAGCGCGACATGGCGCAGGACGCCCTGAACCGCTGGTGGTGGCCCAGCCTGATGATGCTCGGCCCCCACGACGCCGACAGCCCCAACAGCGGTGTGCTGAGCCGCTGGGGCGTGAAACTGAAGAGCAACGACGAAGTGCGGCAGGAATACATGAACGAGCATGTGCCCGAGCTACTGGAAGCAGGCCTGAGTATTCCCGACCCCGATCTGCACCAGGACGAGCGGGGCAACTGGCAGCACGGCCCGATTGACTGGACGGAATTCTGGGCGGTGGTCAAGGGCGAGCGTGGCCTGAATAAAGAACGGCTGGGCGCACGTCAGCAGGCGCACACGGACGGCGCTTGGGTGCGCGACGCACTGGCTGCCTGCGCGGCACGGGAGATCGGAGCAACGCGGGCATGA
- the paaC gene encoding 1,2-phenylacetyl-CoA epoxidase subunit PaaC codes for MTETTESMTKPLILTEALKTALIARFTALADDEITLSHRVAEWTGHAPLLEEDIALANIAQDELGHGTLWMGLRTALDGSNADALAYHRDAAEYRNAPLTELPKGDWAFTMVRQYLFDAWEVLWLDTARQSRYTPLADAAGQALREEKFHLQHTALWVERLALGTPESTRRMQAALNQLWAYALALFDPLPAEADAVAVGLLPDVAALQTRWLELVRGHLEGVGLNIPSASPLPYSRHHHTEHLPPLLADFQRVARAFPDSQVW; via the coding sequence ATGACTGAGACGACGGAGAGCATGACCAAACCACTGATTCTGACCGAAGCTCTCAAGACTGCCCTGATCGCCCGCTTCACCGCGCTGGCCGACGATGAGATCACGCTGTCTCACCGGGTGGCCGAGTGGACGGGGCACGCGCCGCTGCTGGAAGAAGATATTGCGCTAGCGAACATCGCGCAGGACGAGCTGGGGCACGGCACGCTGTGGATGGGGCTGCGGACCGCGCTGGACGGCAGCAACGCCGATGCTCTGGCCTACCACCGCGACGCCGCCGAGTACCGCAATGCCCCGCTGACCGAGCTTCCCAAAGGCGACTGGGCCTTTACGATGGTGCGCCAGTATCTGTTTGATGCATGGGAAGTGCTGTGGCTGGACACTGCCCGCCAGAGCCGCTATACGCCGCTGGCCGACGCCGCTGGACAGGCTCTGCGCGAAGAAAAATTCCACCTGCAACACACGGCGCTGTGGGTGGAACGCCTCGCGCTGGGCACGCCAGAAAGCACGCGCCGCATGCAGGCCGCCCTGAACCAGCTCTGGGCCTACGCGCTGGCCTTGTTTGACCCCCTGCCCGCCGAGGCAGACGCGGTGGCTGTTGGCCTGCTGCCCGATGTGGCCGCCCTGCAAACCCGCTGGCTGGAGCTGGTGCGCGGGCATCTGGAAGGCGTGGGCCTGAACATCCCGAGTGCCTCTCCCCTGCCCTATAGCCGCCATCATCACACCGAACACCTCCCGCCCCTGCTGGCCGATTTTCAGCGGGTGGCGCGGGCATTTCCCGACTCTCAGGTGTGGTAA
- a CDS encoding carbohydrate ABC transporter permease: protein MTSLPTPRPAPRSPALKVLLYVALFAGAALTLFPFAWMLLTSLKPFAELFTLGFLPQAPTTDNYAQVLQKTEYVRWFLNSLLVAGLSTLSVLFFDSLAGYTLAKFDFPGKNLIFILILATLMIPTEMLILPWYVSVVHLHLSLNTPGAYLSIMFPGLMSAFGVFLMRQFFESLPNDLLEAARIDGMGEFAIFRRVALPLVRPALASLAIFTFLGNYNSFLWPLVVIQKPEFRTLPVGVALFSGEAGTQWGLIMAASSLAVIPVLIVFAMFQKQIIEGIVLTGMKG from the coding sequence ATGACGTCTCTTCCGACCCCCCGTCCCGCCCCGCGCTCCCCCGCCCTGAAGGTGCTGCTGTATGTGGCGCTGTTCGCTGGAGCCGCCCTGACGCTGTTTCCCTTCGCCTGGATGCTGCTGACCAGTCTCAAGCCCTTTGCCGAGCTGTTCACGCTGGGGTTCTTGCCGCAGGCCCCCACCACCGATAACTACGCGCAGGTGCTCCAGAAGACCGAATATGTGCGCTGGTTCCTGAATTCGCTGCTGGTGGCGGGTCTGAGTACGCTATCGGTGCTGTTCTTCGACTCGCTGGCAGGCTATACCCTCGCCAAATTCGACTTTCCCGGCAAGAATTTGATCTTCATCCTGATTCTGGCCACCCTGATGATTCCCACCGAGATGCTGATCCTGCCGTGGTATGTCAGCGTGGTGCACCTGCACCTGAGCCTGAACACGCCGGGCGCGTATCTGAGCATCATGTTTCCCGGCCTGATGAGTGCCTTTGGCGTCTTCCTGATGCGGCAGTTCTTCGAGTCGCTGCCCAACGATCTGCTGGAGGCGGCCCGCATCGATGGCATGGGCGAGTTCGCCATCTTCCGGCGCGTTGCACTGCCGTTGGTACGCCCGGCACTTGCCAGCCTCGCCATCTTCACCTTTCTGGGCAACTACAACTCGTTTCTGTGGCCGCTGGTCGTCATCCAGAAGCCAGAATTCCGCACGCTGCCGGTAGGTGTGGCGTTGTTCAGCGGCGAGGCTGGCACGCAGTGGGGCCTGATCATGGCAGCGAGCAGTCTGGCAGTTATCCCCGTGCTCATCGTCTTCGCGATGTTCCAGAAACAAATTATCGAAGGGATTGTGCTGACGGGGATGAAGGGCTGA
- a CDS encoding YdeI/OmpD-associated family protein has translation MAAPPSHLPAVGAANRSEWRAWLAANHDTQAGVVLVYFKLGSGNPSVTYPDAVREALCFGWIDTTRYALDAERYQQVFVPRRAGSVWSRLNKSYIAELENAGLMTAAGRTKIEAAQQDGSWTRLEAGESLEVPPDLQAALLANAEAAQYFAAFPASVRKYILHWIAEAKRPETRQQRVAQTVEQAAQNIRARGERRVR, from the coding sequence ATGGCTGCTCCACCTTCACATCTGCCCGCTGTGGGCGCGGCAAACCGGTCTGAGTGGCGGGCGTGGCTGGCGGCGAATCACGACACTCAGGCGGGTGTGGTGCTGGTGTATTTCAAGCTGGGCAGCGGTAACCCCAGCGTGACCTACCCCGACGCGGTGCGGGAAGCGCTGTGTTTCGGCTGGATCGACACCACCCGCTACGCCCTGGACGCTGAGCGCTATCAGCAGGTGTTCGTGCCGCGCCGTGCAGGGAGCGTGTGGTCGCGGCTGAACAAGAGTTACATTGCCGAACTGGAAAACGCGGGTCTGATGACGGCGGCAGGTCGCACCAAAATCGAGGCGGCGCAGCAGGACGGCTCTTGGACGCGGCTGGAGGCGGGCGAATCGCTGGAAGTGCCGCCCGATCTGCAGGCGGCGCTGCTTGCCAATGCCGAGGCGGCACAGTACTTTGCCGCTTTTCCTGCGTCGGTGCGGAAGTACATCCTGCACTGGATCGCGGAGGCCAAGCGGCCTGAAACCAGGCAACAGCGCGTTGCTCAGACGGTCGAGCAGGCGGCTCAGAACATTCGGGCGAGGGGAGAACGCCGGGTGCGCTGA
- a CDS encoding metallophosphatase domain-containing protein → MNIVCISDTHKQHARLRVPAGDVLVHAGDVSLRGTAAEIQDFLTWFAAQPHRHKVFIAGNHDFLFEQHPAQARAMIPEGVHYLEDSGVTLGGVRFWGSPVTPWFYDWAFNRREDEIRPHWALIPPNTDVLITHGPPLGVLDAVRPDHHQVGCPQLAQVLATRVAARLHVFGHIHESYGQRTQGALTSVNASVLDHRYKLLNPPVMISFDVPVPQFGANVSCL, encoded by the coding sequence GTGAACATTGTCTGCATCTCGGATACTCACAAGCAACACGCCCGCCTCCGAGTGCCTGCTGGAGACGTGCTGGTCCATGCTGGTGACGTTTCGCTGCGTGGCACGGCCGCAGAGATCCAGGACTTTCTGACATGGTTCGCCGCTCAACCGCACCGCCACAAGGTCTTCATCGCCGGGAACCATGATTTTCTGTTCGAGCAGCATCCGGCACAGGCAAGAGCCATGATTCCTGAGGGCGTGCATTATCTGGAAGACAGCGGCGTCACCCTAGGGGGTGTGCGCTTCTGGGGCAGTCCGGTGACGCCGTGGTTCTACGACTGGGCGTTCAACCGCCGGGAAGACGAAATCCGCCCGCACTGGGCCTTGATCCCGCCCAACACCGATGTCCTGATCACCCATGGGCCACCGCTGGGTGTGCTGGACGCCGTCCGGCCCGATCATCATCAGGTCGGTTGTCCGCAGCTCGCTCAGGTGCTGGCGACCCGGGTCGCCGCCCGGCTGCATGTCTTCGGTCATATCCACGAGAGTTACGGTCAACGAACGCAAGGCGCGTTGACGTCAGTCAATGCCTCGGTGCTCGATCACCGCTACAAGCTGCTCAATCCCCCGGTGATGATTTCCTTCGACGTGCCTGTGCCGCAGTTTGGGGCGAACGTTAGTTGTCTGTGA
- a CDS encoding IS66 family transposase, with the protein MCTRAEYTTQGEFLTLRLDALLNRAPLKSKANERLQLGILKQRVLDRLWRFLKDPDIPPTNNAAERSLRTVVMARKVSQCSKNAVGAQTYMRIKSTVETARLRDY; encoded by the coding sequence GTGTGCACGCGAGCGGAGTACACGACGCAGGGTGAGTTTCTCACCCTGCGTCTGGACGCGCTGCTGAACCGGGCGCCGTTGAAGTCGAAGGCGAACGAGCGACTCCAACTGGGCATTCTGAAGCAGCGTGTATTGGATCGGTTATGGCGCTTCCTGAAGGATCCGGACATTCCACCGACGAACAACGCAGCGGAACGGAGCCTACGGACGGTGGTGATGGCGAGGAAGGTCTCGCAGTGCAGCAAGAATGCGGTGGGTGCGCAGACGTACATGCGGATTAAGTCCACCGTGGAGACCGCACGGTTGCGCGATTATTGA
- a CDS encoding phenylacetic acid degradation protein has translation MSELPRWEVFKQDGPNKVHQAVGSVHAGDGQHALFTARSVFARRPAAVSLWVARADHIVALTRQELEAGKGLPEGESGTFHVFGKKTNRRSMTLGDHLGTLDASSPQAALEAARTQFGEDLLVWWLVPDSALVRSTDNAETVESWFAPAKDKTYKQQSSYGVVGQHASAHKKAIRGGGHD, from the coding sequence ATGAGCGAACTCCCCCGCTGGGAAGTGTTCAAACAGGACGGCCCCAACAAGGTGCATCAGGCGGTGGGCAGCGTCCATGCAGGCGACGGCCAGCACGCCCTATTTACCGCCCGCAGCGTATTTGCACGGCGTCCGGCGGCGGTAAGCCTGTGGGTGGCACGCGCCGACCACATCGTTGCACTGACCAGACAGGAACTGGAAGCGGGAAAAGGCTTGCCAGAGGGTGAAAGCGGAACTTTCCATGTCTTCGGGAAGAAGACCAATCGCCGCTCGATGACGCTGGGCGACCACCTGGGCACGCTGGACGCCAGCAGCCCGCAAGCCGCCCTGGAGGCCGCCCGCACCCAATTTGGGGAAGACCTGTTGGTGTGGTGGCTGGTGCCCGATTCGGCACTGGTACGCAGCACAGACAACGCCGAAACGGTGGAGAGCTGGTTTGCCCCGGCCAAAGACAAGACCTACAAGCAGCAGAGCAGTTACGGCGTGGTAGGCCAGCATGCCAGCGCCCATAAGAAAGCCATTCGGGGCGGCGGCCATGACTGA
- a CDS encoding carbohydrate ABC transporter permease: MTTRAPGLPRRSLSIRQRQTLTAYTFLAVPLLFFLIVRFAPTISAFRLSLFKYSILKDTSPFIGLDNYTRLAQDENFHKALLNTALYTVIGVPAQIVLGLAVALLLGRARLFQGLLRALYFLPYITPVVAAAWVWQWLFSPQFGPVNTLLIWLHLPPQNFLTSPSQALPTTAALVVWQNLGFQIVLFLAGLAAIPRSLYEAAELDGAGGWRLFTGITLPLLNPTIVFSIVTGTIAYLQLFTQIVNLNFTDQGGPLGSTLSVAVYIYQMAFGRYEMGYAAALTVVLFVIILIITLFQLRFLTRRIEY, from the coding sequence ATGACCACCCGTGCGCCGGGACTGCCGCGCCGATCTCTCAGCATCCGGCAGCGGCAGACCCTGACCGCCTACACCTTTCTGGCCGTTCCGCTATTGTTCTTTCTGATCGTGCGCTTTGCCCCCACCATCAGTGCCTTCCGGCTGAGCCTGTTCAAATACAGCATCCTAAAGGACACCTCGCCGTTTATCGGGCTGGATAATTACACCCGTCTAGCCCAGGACGAAAATTTCCACAAGGCGCTGCTGAATACCGCGCTGTATACCGTGATCGGCGTTCCGGCACAGATCGTGCTGGGACTGGCGGTGGCGCTGCTGCTGGGGCGGGCCCGGCTGTTTCAGGGACTGCTGCGGGCGCTGTATTTCCTGCCGTATATCACGCCTGTGGTGGCAGCGGCGTGGGTGTGGCAGTGGCTGTTCAGCCCGCAGTTCGGCCCGGTCAATACGCTGCTGATCTGGCTCCACCTGCCGCCCCAGAACTTCCTGACCTCGCCGTCGCAGGCCCTTCCGACGACGGCCGCGCTGGTGGTGTGGCAGAACCTCGGCTTTCAGATCGTGCTGTTCCTGGCAGGGCTGGCCGCCATTCCGCGCAGCCTGTACGAAGCCGCTGAACTCGACGGCGCGGGCGGCTGGCGGCTCTTCACCGGCATCACCCTGCCGCTGCTTAATCCCACCATCGTCTTCAGCATCGTGACCGGAACGATTGCGTACCTGCAACTCTTCACCCAGATCGTGAATCTGAATTTCACCGATCAGGGCGGGCCACTCGGCAGCACGCTATCGGTGGCGGTGTACATCTATCAGATGGCCTTCGGACGCTACGAAATGGGCTACGCGGCGGCCCTGACAGTGGTGCTGTTCGTCATCATATTGATCATCACGCTGTTTCAGCTCCGTTTCCTCACCCGCAGGATCGAATACTGA
- the paaD gene encoding 1,2-phenylacetyl-CoA epoxidase subunit PaaD, whose product MTAPSAQTYWDALRGVADPEIPVVNIVEMGMVRGVDIGEHGVQVRFTPTFSGCPALHVIRQGITTALTAAGADAVTVENVFSPPWTTDDITPEARAKLETYGIAPPAPNDESSLFMTLEPDAVRCPRCGSFDTRITASFGSALCKRMYVCQACKEPFEGMKSV is encoded by the coding sequence ATGACGGCGCCCTCTGCACAGACCTACTGGGACGCCCTGCGCGGCGTGGCCGACCCCGAAATCCCGGTGGTGAACATTGTGGAAATGGGCATGGTGCGCGGCGTGGACATTGGTGAACACGGCGTCCAGGTGCGCTTTACGCCCACTTTTAGCGGCTGCCCCGCCCTGCATGTGATCCGGCAGGGCATCACTACCGCGCTGACTGCTGCCGGAGCTGACGCCGTGACCGTGGAAAACGTGTTCAGCCCGCCGTGGACAACCGACGACATCACACCCGAAGCCCGCGCCAAGCTGGAGACATACGGCATCGCGCCGCCCGCTCCCAACGATGAATCCAGCCTGTTCATGACGCTGGAGCCGGACGCCGTGCGCTGCCCGCGCTGCGGCTCTTTCGACACGCGCATCACCGCCTCATTCGGCTCGGCGCTGTGCAAACGGATGTATGTGTGTCAGGCGTGCAAAGAACCGTTCGAGGGAATGAAGTCGGTATGA